One window from the genome of Oryctolagus cuniculus chromosome 1, mOryCun1.1, whole genome shotgun sequence encodes:
- the LOC103349280 gene encoding uncharacterized protein isoform X1 — MASLHDPGPPGDRAHCLLVHSASNSSVLNPTQEDTLAPQPQPGNSGPGVQGEQQPGESEAQEEIAPGDIKYRLEPLAKAPLQTQPPSSCSRFHKPQGSPFRTAYGFESGKPWKAEPTPSRGEQPSRPGDHSMTTAHQVSVHSQPLGQSVLPVHIQGQKVAPAARPGHGENVSLHQSDLQAPRWRQIVAPDPDKSTRGIEPREQLPSCRAAVREGAREQPCLLRLSKYIQYARRNMACGWQPTAHLYQEPRPPRLETAMLGGSNTARLAVDPVTRVSPLPPPRHLVKTLKGKWPSHILGVFKAKFQTETTSKPFSQDWGAQPQVRCGPRDRGHENPPAPAEVGATTRTAYLPLFSERVKLCKPKINSDKLEPGDLSPEHRPVQLPEIRFPKYLCLENRRAGERAFPNILRRSAQFRTHIS, encoded by the exons ATGGCCTCTCTCCATG ACCCTGGCCCTCCCGGGGACAGAGCGCACTGCCTGCTCGTCCACTCTGCTTCAAACAGCTCGGTCCTCAATCCCACCCAGGAGGACACCCTGGCCCCCCAACCACAGCCAGGCAACAGTGGCCCCGGTGTCCAG GGGGAGCAACAGCCCGGAGAGTCAGAAGCCCAGGAGGAAATAGCCCCAGGAGACATTAAATACCGCCTGGAGCCCCTGGCCAAGGCTCCCCTTCAGACACAgccccccagctcctgcagccggTTCCACAAGCCTCAGGGGTCCCCCTTCAGGACGGCCTATGGATTTGAAAGCGGcaagccctggaaggcagagcccacGCCTTCCCGTGGGGAGCAGCCCTCCCGCCCAG GTGACCACAGTATGACCACTGCTCATCAGGTTTCCGTCCACAGCCAGCCTCTTGGGCAGTCAGTGCTCCCAGTTCACATCCAGGGCCAAAAAGTGGCCCCAGCAGCGCGTCCAGGCCACGGGGAAAACGTGAGTCTGCATCAGAGTGACTTGCAAGCCCCAAGGTGGAGGCAAATTGTTGCTCCTGACCCGGACAAGAGCACGCGAGGAATCGAGCCACGGGAACAGCTGCCGAGCTGCAGGGCTGCCGTGCGGGAAGGGGCCCGGGAACAGCCCTGTCTCCTGAGACTAAG CAAATACATCCAGTACGCGCGGAGGAACATGGCTTGTGGCTGgcagcccacagcccacctgTACCAGGAGCCGCGACCACCAAGGCTGGAGACGGCCATGCTGGGTGGGAGTAACACAGCCAGGCTCGCTGTGGACCCAGTGACCAGG GTGTCTCCTCTACCTCCTCCCAGGCACCTGGTAAAGACACTCAAGGGTAAGTGGCCCTCTCACATCCTCGGGGTCTTCAAAGCCAAGTTCCAAACTGAAACTACCAGCAAGCCATTCTCCCAGGACTGGGGAGCGCAGCCCCAGGTGCGCTGTGGCCCTCGTGACAGAGGCCATGAGAACCCCCCG GCACCAGCTGAGGTTGGAGCGACCACCAGGACCGCCTACCTGCCCTTGTTTTCTGAAAGGGTGAAGCTGTGTAAACCCAAGATCAACAGCGACAAGCTTGAGCCAGGCGATTTGTCACCTGAGCACAG GCCAGTCCAGCTGCCCGAGATCCGGTTCCCTAAGTACCTATGCCTTGAAAACAGAAGAGCAGGGGAAAGGGCCTTCCCAAACATCCTACGCAGAAGTGCCCAGTTCAGGACACACATCTCCTGA
- the LOC103349280 gene encoding uncharacterized protein isoform X3, whose translation MASLHDPGPPGDRAHCLLVHSASNSSVLNPTQEDTLAPQPQPGNSGPGVQGEQQPGESEAQEEIAPGDIKYRLEPLAKAPLQTQPPSSCSRFHKPQGSPFRTAYGFESGKPWKAEPTPSRGEQPSRPGDHSMTTAHQVSVHSQPLGQSVLPVHIQGQKVAPAARPGHGENVSLHQSDLQAPRWRQIVAPDPDKSTRGIEPREQLPSCRAAVREGAREQPCLLRLSKYIQYARRNMACGWQPTAHLYQEPRPPRLETAMLGGSNTARLAVDPVTRVSPLPPPRHLVKTLKG comes from the exons ATGGCCTCTCTCCATG ACCCTGGCCCTCCCGGGGACAGAGCGCACTGCCTGCTCGTCCACTCTGCTTCAAACAGCTCGGTCCTCAATCCCACCCAGGAGGACACCCTGGCCCCCCAACCACAGCCAGGCAACAGTGGCCCCGGTGTCCAG GGGGAGCAACAGCCCGGAGAGTCAGAAGCCCAGGAGGAAATAGCCCCAGGAGACATTAAATACCGCCTGGAGCCCCTGGCCAAGGCTCCCCTTCAGACACAgccccccagctcctgcagccggTTCCACAAGCCTCAGGGGTCCCCCTTCAGGACGGCCTATGGATTTGAAAGCGGcaagccctggaaggcagagcccacGCCTTCCCGTGGGGAGCAGCCCTCCCGCCCAG GTGACCACAGTATGACCACTGCTCATCAGGTTTCCGTCCACAGCCAGCCTCTTGGGCAGTCAGTGCTCCCAGTTCACATCCAGGGCCAAAAAGTGGCCCCAGCAGCGCGTCCAGGCCACGGGGAAAACGTGAGTCTGCATCAGAGTGACTTGCAAGCCCCAAGGTGGAGGCAAATTGTTGCTCCTGACCCGGACAAGAGCACGCGAGGAATCGAGCCACGGGAACAGCTGCCGAGCTGCAGGGCTGCCGTGCGGGAAGGGGCCCGGGAACAGCCCTGTCTCCTGAGACTAAG CAAATACATCCAGTACGCGCGGAGGAACATGGCTTGTGGCTGgcagcccacagcccacctgTACCAGGAGCCGCGACCACCAAGGCTGGAGACGGCCATGCTGGGTGGGAGTAACACAGCCAGGCTCGCTGTGGACCCAGTGACCAGG GTGTCTCCTCTACCTCCTCCCAGGCACCTGGTAAAGACACTCAAGG GGTGA
- the LOC103349280 gene encoding uncharacterized protein isoform X2, with protein sequence MASLHDPGPPGDRAHCLLVHSASNSSVLNPTQEDTLAPQPQPGNSGPGVQGEQQPGESEAQEEIAPGDIKYRLEPLAKAPLQTQPPSSCSRFHKPQGSPFRTAYGFESGKPWKAEPTPSRGEQPSRPGDHSMTTAHQVSVHSQPLGQSVLPVHIQGQKVAPAARPGHGENVSLHQSDLQAPRWRQIVAPDPDKSTRGIEPREQLPSCRAAVREGAREQPCLLRLSKYIQYARRNMACGWQPTAHLYQEPRPPRLETAMLGGSNTARLAVDPVTRVKCPSSWSRGVSSTSSQAPGKDTQGVKLCKPKINSDKLEPGDLSPEHRPVQLPEIRFPKYLCLENRRAGERAFPNILRRSAQFRTHIS encoded by the exons ATGGCCTCTCTCCATG ACCCTGGCCCTCCCGGGGACAGAGCGCACTGCCTGCTCGTCCACTCTGCTTCAAACAGCTCGGTCCTCAATCCCACCCAGGAGGACACCCTGGCCCCCCAACCACAGCCAGGCAACAGTGGCCCCGGTGTCCAG GGGGAGCAACAGCCCGGAGAGTCAGAAGCCCAGGAGGAAATAGCCCCAGGAGACATTAAATACCGCCTGGAGCCCCTGGCCAAGGCTCCCCTTCAGACACAgccccccagctcctgcagccggTTCCACAAGCCTCAGGGGTCCCCCTTCAGGACGGCCTATGGATTTGAAAGCGGcaagccctggaaggcagagcccacGCCTTCCCGTGGGGAGCAGCCCTCCCGCCCAG GTGACCACAGTATGACCACTGCTCATCAGGTTTCCGTCCACAGCCAGCCTCTTGGGCAGTCAGTGCTCCCAGTTCACATCCAGGGCCAAAAAGTGGCCCCAGCAGCGCGTCCAGGCCACGGGGAAAACGTGAGTCTGCATCAGAGTGACTTGCAAGCCCCAAGGTGGAGGCAAATTGTTGCTCCTGACCCGGACAAGAGCACGCGAGGAATCGAGCCACGGGAACAGCTGCCGAGCTGCAGGGCTGCCGTGCGGGAAGGGGCCCGGGAACAGCCCTGTCTCCTGAGACTAAG CAAATACATCCAGTACGCGCGGAGGAACATGGCTTGTGGCTGgcagcccacagcccacctgTACCAGGAGCCGCGACCACCAAGGCTGGAGACGGCCATGCTGGGTGGGAGTAACACAGCCAGGCTCGCTGTGGACCCAGTGACCAGGGTAAAGTGTCCAAGTTCTTGGTCAAGAG GTGTCTCCTCTACCTCCTCCCAGGCACCTGGTAAAGACACTCAAGG GGTGAAGCTGTGTAAACCCAAGATCAACAGCGACAAGCTTGAGCCAGGCGATTTGTCACCTGAGCACAG GCCAGTCCAGCTGCCCGAGATCCGGTTCCCTAAGTACCTATGCCTTGAAAACAGAAGAGCAGGGGAAAGGGCCTTCCCAAACATCCTACGCAGAAGTGCCCAGTTCAGGACACACATCTCCTGA